The Pseudomonas sp. IAC-BECa141 genome contains the following window.
AGCGAGATCAAGCAGCCGATTCTCGACCAATACGAAGAGCAGGGTCACCCCTACTATTCCAGCGCGCGGCTGTGGGACGACGGCGTCATCGACCCGGCGCAGACCCGCGATGTGCTGGCCCTGGCCTTGTCCGCGTCGTTGAACGCGCCTATCGAACCGAGCCGCTTCGGCGTGTTCCGGATGTGATCGGGAGAACCTCATGAGCGACTTCAACACCCTCGAATTGCACAGCGATCCACGGGGTTTCGCGACCCTGTGGCTGAGCCGCGAAGAAAAGAACAACGCGTTCAACGCCGAGATGATTCGCGAACTGATCCTGGCGCTGGACAAGGTCGCCAGCGACGCCAGCCTGCGCTTTCTGCTGGTACGCGGACGCGGCAAACATTTCAGCGCTGGTGCCGATCTGGCCTGGATGCAGCAATCGGCCGAACTCGATTACCACACCAACCTCGACGACGCCCGGGAACTGGCGGAGCTGATGTACAACCTCGCCAAACTGAAAATCCCGACCGTGGCCGTGGTGCAAGGCGCGGCGTTCGGCGGTGCATTGGGTCTGATCAGTTGCTGCGACATGGCGATTGGCGCCGATGACGCGCAGTTCTGCCTGTCGGAAGTGCGCATCGGTCTTGCGCCAGCGGTGATCAGCCCGTTCGTGGTGCAAGCCATCGGCGAACGCGCGGCGCGGCGTTATGCGCTGACGGCCGAACGTTTCGGCGGGCAGCGGGCGCGGGAAATCGGTTTGTTGTCCGAGAGTTATCCAGCGAATGAGTTTGAACAGAGCGTCGAGCAATGGATCGACAACCTGCTGCTCAACAGCCCCGCCGCCATGCGCGCCAGCAAGGATTTGCTGCGGGAAGTCGGCAACGGCGCGCTGACTCCGGCCCTGCGCCGCTACACCGAAAACGCCATCGCCCGCATCCGCGTCAGCCCAGAGGGACAGGAAGGTCTGCGGGCCTTTTTGCAGAAACGTCCACCGAGCTGGCAAGCCGCAACCACCACCAAGGAGCCGCGTTGATGAGCGCACCTGTTCTCACCACCCTGCTGGTGGCCAACCGTGGCGAAATCGCTTGCCGGGTCATGCGCACCGCCAAGTCGCTGGGCCTGACCACCGTTGCCGTGCACAGCGCCACCGACCGGGAAGCGCGACACAGCCGTGAAGCGGACATCCGTGTTGATCTGGGCGGCAGCAAAGCGGCCGACAGTTACCTGCAAATCGACAAACTGATCGCGGCGGCAAAGGCCAGCGGCGCTCAGGCGATTCATCCGGGTTACGGCTTTCTTTCAGAAAACGCCGGGTTTGCCCGCGCCATTGAAGCGGCCGGCCTGATCTTCCTCGGCCCGCCCGCCTCGGCCATCGACGCGATGGGCAGCAAATCCGCCGCAAAAGCGTTGATGGAAACCGCCGGCGTGCCGCTGGTGCCGGGTTATCACGGCGAAGCCCAGGATCTGGACACTTTCCGCGATGCATGCGAACGCATCGGCTACCCGGTGCTGCTCAAGGCCACGGCCGGCGGTGGCGGCAAGGGCATGAAGGTCGTTGAAGACGTCAGCCAACTGGCTGAAGCGCTGGCATCGGCTCAGCGTGAAGCGAAGTCGTCGTTCGGCGACTCGCGGATGCTGGTGGAGAAATACCTGCTCAAGCCGCGTCACGTGGAAATCCAGGTGTTTGCCGATCAGCATGGCAATTGCCTGTACCTGAACGAGCGCGACTGCTCGATTCAGCGTCGGCACCAGAAAGTCGTCGAAGAAGCGCCGGCTCCAGGCCTGAGTCCAGAACTTCGTCAGGCGATGGGCGAAGCCGCTGTGCGTTCAGCGCAGGCCATCGGTTACGTCGGCGCCGGCACCGTGGAGTTTTTGCTGGACGCTCGCGGCGAATTCTTCTTCATGGAGATGAACACACGGTTGCAGGTCGAACACCCAGTCACTGAAGCCATCACCGGGCTCGATCTGGTGGCCTGGCAAATTCGCGTCGCCCGTGGCGAAGCGTTGCCGATCACTCAGGATCAAGTGCCGCTGAACGGGCATGCGATTGAGGTTCGGTTGTATGCGGAAGATCCGTCGAATGATTTTCTGCCGGCGACCGGGCGTCTGGATCTGTATCGCGAATCCACCGCCGGGCCGGGGCGCCGTGTGGACAGCGGCGTTGAGGAAGGCGATGAGGTTTCGCCGTTCTATGACCCGATGCTTGGCAAGCTGATCGCCTGGGGCGAGGATCGTGAGCAGGCACGCTTGCGACTGCTGAGCATGCTCGATGAGTTTGCGATTGGCGGGTTGAAAACCAACATCAACTTCCTGCGACGGATCATCGGTCATCCGGCGTTTGCGGCGGCGGAGCTGGATACCGGGTTTATTCCGCGCTATCAGGAACAGTTGCTGCCAGCGCCCGCTGCGCTGAGTAATGAGTTCTGGGATGCGGCGGCGCAGGCTTTTGCGCAGAGTTTGCCGGGGATGGCTCGGGCAGATGATCCGGCTTCGCCCTGGGCGCTTCACAGTGGTTTGCGCGCCGGTTTGCCTCGTGAAATCACTCTGCATTTGAGCTGCGAGGGGCAGGATCGAGCGCTGACGCTCGGTGCTGGCGGCAAAGCAAAACTGATCGGCGAGCAATTGGTGGTCGAGCACGATGGACTGCGTCGACAGCTGCGGGCGATTCGTCGTGGAGAAGTTCTGTATCTGCAATGGGACGGCGAGCTGCGACGCGTTGAAACGTACGACCCGATCAGCGCTGTCGAAGCCAGTCACAGCCATCAGGGCGGTCTGACCGCGCCGATGAACGGCAGCATTGTGCGGGTGCTGGTGGAGGCCGGGCAATCGGTTGAAGCCGGTGCGCAATTGGTGGTGCTTGAGGCGATGAAGATGGAGCACAGCATTCGCGCGCCCCACGCCGGTGTGATCAAGTCACTGTATTGCCAGGAAGGTGAAATGGTCAGCGAAGGCAGTGCACTGGTCGAGCTGGAAGAAGCTTGAAAGGTGGATCGATCCTACGCTTGGCGAGGATCGATCTGACTAGTATTTGGCGGTTGCCTGAACCACGACACCGATGATTCGGCACTCGTCGGTCAACAAGGCTTTCGGCCAGGTCGGATTGAGCGGCACCAGGTAACGCTGGCCGCCCTCTTCGATCAGTTTGCGGAAAATCGCCTCGTCGCTGTCCGGCCACTGGGCGATTACCAATTTCCCGGGCTCGGCTTCCAGTGCCGGATCCACCAGAATCATCATTCCCTCGCCGATGCTCTGCCCGGTGGGCGCCGTCATCGCGTTACCCGTCACCGTGAGCCAGAACGCCGGGCCGCGGGCGTGGTAATCCGTCAGTACGAAACGTCGCTTGTCCTTGGCACTCGAATACGCTGGCTGGCTCTCACGGGCCTCGACCGGCGAATTCCACTCGCTGACCGGATAGCGAAAGTAAGGGTTGTACTTCTGCGCAAGGGGCATTTCGTCGTCCGCATCGACCTGCGGTTCACGAATCACCACCGCGACCTCGAGATACTCCATGCCCAGCGCTTTCAGCACGCGGTTCATCTGCGTGATGCCGGGCTCGCGGCGCTTGTTCAGCCAATGGCCGATACCGCCCTGAGACATGCCGACGCGCTCGCCGAGTTCGACTTGAGTGACGTTGAGTTCACTCATTTTGGCCTTGACCAACTCAATCCATTTATCCATGTGCGGCACCATACGTGGACGCCTGCGGCCGGCAAAACACATATTGTAGTATTTAAATTCTGGTCACAAATACTGATAGTACTATTCTTAAGTCACGGATTTGAATCGACCAAGGAGTGACCTTTCACCATGACCATCACCAGCAAAGACTTGCCCGATCTGCAAATGGACACCACCTTCACCTCCCCGCAAGGGTGCGCCGCTGCGCAACGGGCGTTGGACTATTACTTGAAACCAGCTGTGTCAGAACCGGAAGTGGACGAGCGTTTTTTCGGTGTGAACAGCAACCTGAGTGGCGAAGAATCCCTGGTCCACGCTTCCGATCTGCTGCGATGTGCAGCGGCTACCGCGTTCAAGGCGGCGGACGGCTTGCAGGGCGTGAGTCGGGATCTGGCTTTTTCAGTCGTGCACATGGTGGACATGGCGCGGGCGATGGTTGATCACTCGCTCGATGGCGCGGTTCGCTGAAGACGGGAGTTCGGACGGAAGGAAAAGAATTTTCCAATCGCGCAGATAAAAACATTTGACTTGCAAATGATAATGATTACTATTGCAAGCAACTGGTCGCGAGATCAGTCGATGGACCAGAGACCTTAGGTCGGTCTTCTGGACTATCTCCTCATCAGGCTAATCACGGTTTTTGACCCGGCTTTTTGCCGGGTCTTTTTTTGCCAGTTTTCTGGCTTATGGCTTCAGGCTAATGAAGTCTTTGGGTGCTGCAAATTCGATGGCGCGGATAATATCAAAAGAATATTGCTTGGCAAGCGGACCCCGGCCACATTGGGGCTAAGTAATGCCAATCAGCACTTGAGAATCAATCGCACAGTCACTAAGCTGCATCCGCGTCATGGAGGACGCCCCCCCGCCACACCCCGCAATTTCCCTCGGTTTCACCCCTGTCTTGCGTGTAAAGTAGCCGCCATAAAAATCATATTCAGGAACCGATTATGACCGTGGCCAAATCCTCGTTCGACATCAGCGCAAACTTCGACAGCGGCAACATCCAAGTCATCGACATCAGCAATCCGCTCAACCCGGTTCTGGCAATTCGGCCAGATACCCGCAGCGCCCATTTCCAGTGGTTCCACTTCAAGGCCAGCGGCCTGCACGTCCATCAGGAACACTGGTTTCGCCTGGTCAACGCCAGCCAGTCTTCCTACAACAAAGCCTGGACCGGCTATCAGGCGGTCGCTTCCTACGACCACGTCAACTGGTTCCGTATTCCTACCCAATTCGAAGGCGACAGCCTGCGCTTCTGCCTCGAAGCCGAGCAGACCCACGCCTGGTTCGCCTACTTCGAACCTTACAGCCGTGGCCGTCACGACTGGCTGATCGAACAAGCGCTGACCAAGGCCGGCACCGAACTGCTGGCCACCGGCAAAAGCGTCGAGGGCCGCGACATCCAGCTGCTACGCAAAGGCACTGGCGCCGAAGGTCGCCGCAAGATCTGGATCATCGCCCAGCAGCATCCGGGCGAGCACATGGCCGAGTGGTTCATGGAAGGCGTGATCGAACGCCTGGAACATCATGACGATCCGGTACTGAACAAACTGCTGGCCAGCGCCGATCTGTACCTGGTCCCGAACATGAACCCGGACGGCGCCTTCCACGGCCACCTGCGCACCAACGCCATGGGCCAGGACCTGAACCGCGCCTGGCAGAACGCCAGTCAGGAAATCAGCCCGGAAGTATTTTTCGTACAGCAGCAGATGGAAAAGTACGGCGTCGATCTGTTCCTCGACGTACACGGTGACGAAGAAATCCCCCACGTGTTCACCGCCGGCTGCGAGGGCAATCCGGGCTACACCCCGCGCCTGGAGAAGCTTGAAGAGCACTTTCGCAGTCACCTGAAACACACCACCAAAGACTTCCAGACCAAGTACGGCTATACCCGCGACGAACCGGGCCAGGCCAACATGACCCTGGCCTGCAACAGCGTCGGCCAGAAATTCGACTGCCTGTCGCTGACTCTGGAAATGCCGTTCAAGGATCACGACGACGCGCCGAACCCGATCACCGGCTGGTCGGGCAAACGCTCGAAGCAACTGGGCAAAGACGTGCTGACCACCATCGCCGACATGGTCGACACCCTGCGCTGATCCCTCCCCGTTTTTCACTTCACGAAAGATCGCAGCCTGTCTGCGATCTTTTTTTGTGCCGTCTTTTACCCAATCAGGTTGCAAATCAAAACTGGATTACCTACCGTCAATCAAGTTTCAACTTGAAACCTGAAAGGATCCGGGACATGAAAACTGCAACACTCGATAACGCTGTCGTACTGCTTTTCGCCATCGCTTGCAGCCTCGCAGTGGGCAACGTGTATTACGGCCAGCCGCTGCTGGATGCGATGGCCGACGCCTTCGGTCTGACGCCGGGCAGCATCGGCGTCGTCATGACCTTGACTCAGATCGGTTATGGACTCGGTCTGTTATTGCTCGTGCCCCTCGGCGATCTGCTCAATCGGCGGCGGCTGATCGTCACGCAAACGCTGTTGTCCGCCGCAGCCTTGCTGATGATTGCTCTGGCCCCGAACAGCGCGTGGCTGCTGATCGGCGTCACCCTGACCGGTCTGCTTGCGGTGGTCACCCAGGTGCTGGTCGCCTACGCCGCAACCCTTGCCGTCCCCGCGCAACGCGGAAAGGTTGTCGGCGTGATCACCAGCGGCATCGTCGTCGGCATTCTGCTCGCGCGCACGGTAGCGGGCGGCATGGCTGATCTGGCCGGCTGGCGTTCGATCTATCTGTTGTCGGCGGGATTGACGCTGGTGATGGCCGCGCTGCTGTTTCGGGTATTGCCCAAGGATGAAGAAGCACGACCGGACACGCATTACGTGGCACTGATCACTTCAGTGTTCACTCTGTTTCGTGAGGAGCCGGTGCTGCGCCGACGAGCAATCCTGGCGCTGCTCACCTTCGCCAGCGCCATGGTGCTGTGGACGCCGATGGTGTTGCCGCTGTCCGCCCCGCCGTTGTCGCTTTCCCACAGCGAAATCGGATTGTTCGGACTCGCCGGCGCGGCAGGCGCACTCGCCGCCGCCAGAGCCGGTCACCTGGCGGATCGAGGATGGGGACAGTGGGTGAGCGGTCTGTCGCTGCTGTTGATGCTGGGCTCGTGGCTGCCGATCGCACTCACCCAAACTTCGTTGTGGGCGCTGCTGCTTGGCGTCATCACCCTGGATCTGGGCTTGCAGGCCGTGCACGTCGCCAGTCAGAGCATGATCTACAGCGTCCGCCCGGAGGCGCAAAGCCGACTGACTGCCGGCTACATGCTGTTTTACTCCATTGGCAGCGCCTTGGGCTCGATCGCCTCGACGGCCATGTACGCCTGGGCAGGATGGCCGGGCGTCTGCTGGCTGGGTGCCGCAATCAACATGGTCGCGTTGCTTTATTGGTGGCGATCACTGGCCGGACAGAAACGTGGCGAGGCTGTTTGCGCCCTCGCCACGTCGGACTGACACAATCAACCGCGATTGCGTCCCCGCAGCATGCTGTCGAGCACTTCGTCGCGGCGCACCCAGCCATGAAACAGCGCCGCCGCCAGATGCAGCAGCACGGTCAGGAACAACAAATACGCCAGATACCCGTGAGCCTTGCGCAGCAACGCAAACACCTGCGCATCCGCCGGCACGATCGACGGCAATTGCAGGGACGCGCCGAGCATCACCGGATCCCCCGCCGCGCTGATCATCGCCCAGCCCAGCAGCGGCAACACCAGCATCAGCGCGTACAGCAACAGATGAGAGGCCTTGGCCGCCAGCACTTGCCAGCCCGGCAGATCCGCTGGCAGCGGCGGCTGGCGGGTGCCCAGCCGTACAAGAATGCGCACGATCACCAGCAACAGAATCGCGATGCCCAGCGGCTTGTGCAGATTGATCAGCCATTCATGCCGCGCCGACACCGAGGTCACCATGCCGGCACCGATGAACAACATCGCGATGATCATCAACGCCATCAGCCAGTGCAGCAACCGCGCCAGCGGATTGAAATGAGTCGGTTGCGTGCTCATGGGCGAGCCTCCTTTTTGCCGGTCGGCAGTTGGCTGACTTCGCTGGTGCGACGCAGGTAGGAATCGGCGTAACCGGCCGAGCGCGCGGCCAGCAACGGATCGTCGGAACCCTGAATGCCGGCCGGCAGCACCAGCGGATCGTAGTTGATGTCACGGCATTCACCGCTGAGCTGCGGCTGGGTCTTTTCCAGTACCAGAGTGCCGGCGTTCAACACTTTGCGGCCGGCGGGCCAGGTTTTGCTCGCGTCGTTCACCGGATCGTCGGCGTTGGCCAAGGTGATGTTCAACTGAAAGCGCAGCGGCCCTTCGGCCAGGCGTTGCACCAGGTCCTTCTCAAGGAAGTCGCTTCCTTCAGGCGCAGTCGCACCGGCAGCATCCTGGGCCAGAGGCGTCATGCTCCAGCGCACCGCCTGCTTCTTGCCGCTGGCATCCACCAGATAAAACGCGTTGATGCTGTTGTAGGTTTCCGTCGCGTAACTGGCCGACGGTCTGGCGGTTTTTATCCAGGTCAGAAACGGCACGGTTTCCGTGTGTGCGGCAAAAAATGCCGGCACCTTGGCCGGATCCGGCTTGCCCGTGGCGGGATCCGGCGATTGCGCCTGCTGCAACTGATAGAACGCCTCGGGCGTACCGACCGGGAATACCGGCATGCTGTTCATCCCGGTGCGCCACTGCTGGCCGTTGGCCTGAGTGAAACGCAGCGCCAGACTGCGGATCGGTACGGCGCTGTCCGGTGCGTACGGATTGCCGGCCGGTAACGCAAAGCGCCCGACCACCGGGGTGCGCGGCTCGTTGAACACTTGCGCGACCGAATACGAGCGAGCCTCACCGCTGCTCTCGAAGTAGCCGATCACGCAAACACCTTTGGCGTGATTGCGGCGAAAGCCGGGATGCACGCCGTTGTTCTTTTCCAGCACATCGACCAACGCTTTCGGCGTCAGTCGTTGTGGGTCAAATGAACCATGAACGTAGGCAAACGCCCCGGCCAGGGCTGCGACCACCACGGCGATTCCGCCAAGCCGCAACACCAGGCTCGCGGCACTCAGTGGCGGGTGTTGTGGCCCGCCGGGCGATGAGCTGCGATCAACCATGAAGCACTCCAGGGCCATCGGCCACAAGTAGGAAGAATCAGCAAGACGCACGCCATCGGGATTTATTCCACGGTCCGGTATTTATTTTTCAGAACGTGGAATAACCTCCAATGCCGGACGTCTTCCTAGTCCACAGCGTAGTGACTAGTAGAACTTCATGAGCGAATTCGACGAACAACTGAGAGAAATCATTCCCAGATTGCGGCGCTTTGCCGTGTCGTTGACCCGCAACGGCAGCAGCGCCGACGATCTGGTACAGGCCAGCCTGGAGCGGGCGCTGTCGAGTTGGGGCGACAAACGCGCCGACGGCGATCTGCGCGCCTGGCTGTTTTCGATCCTGTACCGGCAGTTCCTCGATGCGCATCGGCGTTCGCGGCGGTATGCGCGGATGCTCGAGTTCTTCACCGGCCGCGATGACGCCGAGCCCTCGGTGGAACGCACCGTCATTGCCCAATCGACCTTGCAGGTCTTCGACCGACTGCCCACCGAACAGCGCGCGCTGCTGTTGATGGTGTCGGTGGAAGGCCTGACTTATAAGGAGGTCGCCGAGATTCTCGACGTCCCCACCGGCACCGTGATGTCGCGCCTGTCCCGTGCTCGCCAGGCCCTGCGCCAGCTCAGCGACGGGGAAATCAGCAGCCCTTCCTTGCGGATACTCAAATGATCAGTCTGCCTCCCAACGAACGTGACCTGCACGCCTACGTCGACCACCAGCTCAGCGAGGCCGACCGACATGTGCTGGAAACCTGGCTCGCCAGCCATCCGGACGAAGCGGCGCAGGTTCGTGCCTGGCAACAGGATGCCCAGCACCTGCGCGCTGCCCTCGGCGGTGCCTTGCAACAACCGGCCAATCCGAACCTCGATCCGTCGCTGATCCGTCAGCGACTCAAGCGCCAGTCGCGCCGCCAATGGGCCAGCGCGGCGGTGCTGCTGATTGCCGTCAGCCTCGGCGGTGTCGGTGGCTGGAAAGCTCGGGACATGACCGTGTTTCATCCCCCGGCACCGATGACGGACGCCTTGCAGGCCTACCGTTTGATCGCCCAGCAAGGGCTTCTGCCGGCGGACTACAAGGTCAACGGCGACGGCGACATCCAGCGCTGGCTCGACCGTTACTTCACTCAGGCCAATCGCCTGCCGGACCTGACATCGGCTGGATTTACACCGGTCAGCGGTCGTCTGCTGAGCACCGATGAAGGCCCGGCGGCGATGGTGATGTATGAAGACCAGAGCGGGCACAAGGTCAGTTTCTACGTGCGTCCACCAGGACCGAAAAATACCTTTCTGCCCCGGGGCAGCCGCCAGGACGGAGATCTGCAGGCCGAGTACTGGTCCGGCAAGGGCTACAACTACGCGATGGTCAGCCCGACTGACACACCTGCAGCGAAAATGCTCAAGCAATCCGTAAGCTTCTAGCCGGGTCAGAACCCCACATCCAGCACCACATTGTCCAGGCAGGTTCCAGCGGGCGGTGTGGTCTGGTCGGTGTGGATTCTCGCGTTGTCATT
Protein-coding sequences here:
- a CDS encoding catalase family peroxidase, whose amino-acid sequence is MVDRSSSPGGPQHPPLSAASLVLRLGGIAVVVAALAGAFAYVHGSFDPQRLTPKALVDVLEKNNGVHPGFRRNHAKGVCVIGYFESSGEARSYSVAQVFNEPRTPVVGRFALPAGNPYAPDSAVPIRSLALRFTQANGQQWRTGMNSMPVFPVGTPEAFYQLQQAQSPDPATGKPDPAKVPAFFAAHTETVPFLTWIKTARPSASYATETYNSINAFYLVDASGKKQAVRWSMTPLAQDAAGATAPEGSDFLEKDLVQRLAEGPLRFQLNITLANADDPVNDASKTWPAGRKVLNAGTLVLEKTQPQLSGECRDINYDPLVLPAGIQGSDDPLLAARSAGYADSYLRRTSEVSQLPTGKKEARP
- a CDS encoding gamma-carboxygeranoyl-CoA hydratase; this translates as MSDFNTLELHSDPRGFATLWLSREEKNNAFNAEMIRELILALDKVASDASLRFLLVRGRGKHFSAGADLAWMQQSAELDYHTNLDDARELAELMYNLAKLKIPTVAVVQGAAFGGALGLISCCDMAIGADDAQFCLSEVRIGLAPAVISPFVVQAIGERAARRYALTAERFGGQRAREIGLLSESYPANEFEQSVEQWIDNLLLNSPAAMRASKDLLREVGNGALTPALRRYTENAIARIRVSPEGQEGLRAFLQKRPPSWQAATTTKEPR
- a CDS encoding acetyl/propionyl/methylcrotonyl-CoA carboxylase subunit alpha produces the protein MSAPVLTTLLVANRGEIACRVMRTAKSLGLTTVAVHSATDREARHSREADIRVDLGGSKAADSYLQIDKLIAAAKASGAQAIHPGYGFLSENAGFARAIEAAGLIFLGPPASAIDAMGSKSAAKALMETAGVPLVPGYHGEAQDLDTFRDACERIGYPVLLKATAGGGGKGMKVVEDVSQLAEALASAQREAKSSFGDSRMLVEKYLLKPRHVEIQVFADQHGNCLYLNERDCSIQRRHQKVVEEAPAPGLSPELRQAMGEAAVRSAQAIGYVGAGTVEFLLDARGEFFFMEMNTRLQVEHPVTEAITGLDLVAWQIRVARGEALPITQDQVPLNGHAIEVRLYAEDPSNDFLPATGRLDLYRESTAGPGRRVDSGVEEGDEVSPFYDPMLGKLIAWGEDREQARLRLLSMLDEFAIGGLKTNINFLRRIIGHPAFAAAELDTGFIPRYQEQLLPAPAALSNEFWDAAAQAFAQSLPGMARADDPASPWALHSGLRAGLPREITLHLSCEGQDRALTLGAGGKAKLIGEQLVVEHDGLRRQLRAIRRGEVLYLQWDGELRRVETYDPISAVEASHSHQGGLTAPMNGSIVRVLVEAGQSVEAGAQLVVLEAMKMEHSIRAPHAGVIKSLYCQEGEMVSEGSALVELEEA
- a CDS encoding MFS transporter — translated: MKTATLDNAVVLLFAIACSLAVGNVYYGQPLLDAMADAFGLTPGSIGVVMTLTQIGYGLGLLLLVPLGDLLNRRRLIVTQTLLSAAALLMIALAPNSAWLLIGVTLTGLLAVVTQVLVAYAATLAVPAQRGKVVGVITSGIVVGILLARTVAGGMADLAGWRSIYLLSAGLTLVMAALLFRVLPKDEEARPDTHYVALITSVFTLFREEPVLRRRAILALLTFASAMVLWTPMVLPLSAPPLSLSHSEIGLFGLAGAAGALAAARAGHLADRGWGQWVSGLSLLLMLGSWLPIALTQTSLWALLLGVITLDLGLQAVHVASQSMIYSVRPEAQSRLTAGYMLFYSIGSALGSIASTAMYAWAGWPGVCWLGAAINMVALLYWWRSLAGQKRGEAVCALATSD
- a CDS encoding M14-type cytosolic carboxypeptidase, yielding MTVAKSSFDISANFDSGNIQVIDISNPLNPVLAIRPDTRSAHFQWFHFKASGLHVHQEHWFRLVNASQSSYNKAWTGYQAVASYDHVNWFRIPTQFEGDSLRFCLEAEQTHAWFAYFEPYSRGRHDWLIEQALTKAGTELLATGKSVEGRDIQLLRKGTGAEGRRKIWIIAQQHPGEHMAEWFMEGVIERLEHHDDPVLNKLLASADLYLVPNMNPDGAFHGHLRTNAMGQDLNRAWQNASQEISPEVFFVQQQMEKYGVDLFLDVHGDEEIPHVFTAGCEGNPGYTPRLEKLEEHFRSHLKHTTKDFQTKYGYTRDEPGQANMTLACNSVGQKFDCLSLTLEMPFKDHDDAPNPITGWSGKRSKQLGKDVLTTIADMVDTLR
- a CDS encoding cytochrome b, which codes for MSTQPTHFNPLARLLHWLMALMIIAMLFIGAGMVTSVSARHEWLINLHKPLGIAILLLVIVRILVRLGTRQPPLPADLPGWQVLAAKASHLLLYALMLVLPLLGWAMISAAGDPVMLGASLQLPSIVPADAQVFALLRKAHGYLAYLLFLTVLLHLAAALFHGWVRRDEVLDSMLRGRNRG
- a CDS encoding anti-sigma factor family protein, with protein sequence MISLPPNERDLHAYVDHQLSEADRHVLETWLASHPDEAAQVRAWQQDAQHLRAALGGALQQPANPNLDPSLIRQRLKRQSRRQWASAAVLLIAVSLGGVGGWKARDMTVFHPPAPMTDALQAYRLIAQQGLLPADYKVNGDGDIQRWLDRYFTQANRLPDLTSAGFTPVSGRLLSTDEGPAAMVMYEDQSGHKVSFYVRPPGPKNTFLPRGSRQDGDLQAEYWSGKGYNYAMVSPTDTPAAKMLKQSVSF
- a CDS encoding LexA family protein, producing the protein MDKWIELVKAKMSELNVTQVELGERVGMSQGGIGHWLNKRREPGITQMNRVLKALGMEYLEVAVVIREPQVDADDEMPLAQKYNPYFRYPVSEWNSPVEARESQPAYSSAKDKRRFVLTDYHARGPAFWLTVTGNAMTAPTGQSIGEGMMILVDPALEAEPGKLVIAQWPDSDEAIFRKLIEEGGQRYLVPLNPTWPKALLTDECRIIGVVVQATAKY
- a CDS encoding DUF6124 family protein: MTITSKDLPDLQMDTTFTSPQGCAAAQRALDYYLKPAVSEPEVDERFFGVNSNLSGEESLVHASDLLRCAAATAFKAADGLQGVSRDLAFSVVHMVDMARAMVDHSLDGAVR
- a CDS encoding RNA polymerase sigma factor → MSEFDEQLREIIPRLRRFAVSLTRNGSSADDLVQASLERALSSWGDKRADGDLRAWLFSILYRQFLDAHRRSRRYARMLEFFTGRDDAEPSVERTVIAQSTLQVFDRLPTEQRALLLMVSVEGLTYKEVAEILDVPTGTVMSRLSRARQALRQLSDGEISSPSLRILK